Proteins encoded by one window of Emticicia oligotrophica DSM 17448:
- the fucP gene encoding L-fucose:H+ symporter permease: MKNKYFVPFVLLTSLFFLWGFAHNLNPILIPHLKKACQLTDFQSAMIDSAFFVAYFVMAIPAGMVMKKYGYKTGIIAGLLLFALGAFLFVPAANTRVFVFFLTALFVIASGLTFLETAANPYMTVLGEPEGATQRLNFAQSFNGLAASLAPKIGGVFILSGVTLSEAEKAGMSVEQLNAYLDNEAAAVKMPYIVIGVIVLIVAAILYKTNLPEVTDDSHEVDMKGGSQSIWRHSHLTWGVITQFFYVGAQVCVSSFFIRYLFQTAQIDEKSAANYLAIALFGFMIGRFVGTFLMRFISPNRLLAIYAALCIILLAIIVLNGGMISVYGLIGVEFFMSIMFPTIFSLSVQSLGEETKLGSSLVIMSIVGGAIFPLIMGRVSDVSNIQTAYVVPLACFAVVLYFGMRGYKVKA, from the coding sequence ATGAAAAACAAGTATTTTGTTCCGTTTGTATTACTTACTTCTTTATTCTTTTTATGGGGTTTCGCCCATAATCTCAACCCAATTCTTATTCCGCATTTGAAAAAAGCTTGTCAGCTTACAGATTTTCAGTCGGCTATGATTGATAGTGCTTTCTTTGTGGCATATTTTGTAATGGCCATTCCGGCAGGTATGGTAATGAAGAAATACGGATATAAAACAGGCATTATTGCAGGGCTTTTGTTATTTGCTTTAGGTGCATTTTTGTTTGTTCCTGCGGCCAATACACGAGTTTTTGTGTTTTTTCTTACTGCACTTTTTGTGATAGCTTCTGGTTTAACATTTCTTGAAACCGCAGCAAACCCCTATATGACAGTGCTTGGCGAACCCGAAGGTGCAACACAACGCCTTAACTTTGCCCAATCATTCAATGGTTTGGCGGCTTCATTAGCACCAAAAATTGGTGGTGTTTTTATTCTTTCGGGAGTCACGCTTTCGGAAGCAGAAAAAGCAGGAATGTCGGTTGAGCAACTGAACGCTTACTTAGATAATGAAGCCGCGGCAGTAAAAATGCCTTATATTGTCATTGGCGTGATTGTTTTGATTGTTGCGGCAATTTTATACAAAACAAACTTGCCAGAAGTAACGGATGATTCACATGAGGTTGATATGAAGGGGGGCTCTCAATCTATTTGGCGACACAGCCACCTGACTTGGGGCGTAATTACTCAGTTTTTTTACGTAGGAGCTCAGGTATGTGTATCGAGTTTCTTTATTAGATATTTGTTTCAAACTGCACAAATTGATGAAAAATCGGCGGCTAATTATTTAGCGATTGCTTTGTTTGGCTTTATGATTGGTCGATTTGTTGGCACTTTCTTGATGCGTTTTATTAGTCCTAATCGACTTTTAGCTATTTATGCGGCATTATGCATCATTTTATTAGCTATTATTGTGCTTAACGGTGGAATGATTTCGGTTTATGGATTGATTGGCGTGGAGTTTTTTATGTCAATTATGTTCCCAACGATTTTCTCATTAAGTGTACAATCATTGGGCGAAGAAACAAAGCTTGGCTCTTCGTTGGTGATTATGTCAATTGTAGGTGGAGCGATTTTCCCGCTAATTATGGGTAGAGTTTCTGATGTAAGCAATATTCAAACGGCTTATGTAGTTCCTTTGGCTTGCTTTGCCGTAGTTTTATACTTCGGAATGAGGGGTTATAAAGTAAAAGCTTGA